Proteins encoded in a region of the Mucilaginibacter sabulilitoris genome:
- a CDS encoding RNA polymerase sigma factor produces the protein MPIKSIHNEAELLNGIARDDEKSFAELFYGYHQSLGEYVFLVTDSREMAKEIIQNVFIKIWEIRTTLPEIKNFSSWLFITTRNFTLNAIRATVREQHRKKTFQLQLPQEETEPSPDHNYDQFEPIIEQAIAQLPPQQKRVFVLKQQGCKNADIANELGISPQSVIKYQQIAIKAISRFVKAHSELTVIIAIIAVLKK, from the coding sequence TTGCCTATCAAAAGTATTCATAATGAAGCCGAACTCCTTAATGGAATAGCCAGAGATGACGAAAAATCTTTTGCTGAGTTGTTTTATGGCTATCATCAGAGCTTAGGCGAATATGTTTTTTTGGTCACGGATTCTCGTGAAATGGCCAAAGAAATTATTCAGAATGTATTTATCAAAATATGGGAAATACGTACAACTTTACCAGAAATAAAAAATTTTAGTTCCTGGCTTTTTATCACAACTCGTAATTTTACGTTGAACGCCATTCGCGCAACTGTTCGTGAACAGCATCGAAAAAAAACATTTCAATTGCAATTGCCCCAGGAAGAAACTGAACCTTCTCCTGATCATAATTACGACCAGTTCGAACCAATTATTGAACAGGCAATCGCCCAATTACCTCCTCAGCAGAAGCGTGTTTTTGTACTTAAACAGCAAGGATGCAAAAATGCGGATATCGCTAATGAATTGGGGATTTCACCACAATCAGTAATTAAATATCAGCAAATAGCTATTAAAGCAATCTCTCGTTTTGTTAAAGCACACAGCGAGTTAACCGTAATAATTGCTATCATCGCTGTTCTGAAAAAATAA
- a CDS encoding TonB-dependent receptor — MFFGAYAQGAPPKITLNVTNASLENVVASIQQQSGYDFVYAANLLKTGKPVTITISSNSINDVMDKCLSGQPLTYTITRKTVTIKSKTPTSAPATEKEPSRVSGLVTDEKNQPLPGVTVKDKLSGKISVTDNDGHYQFAVESNAVLVFSFIGYERLEIPRQEKTDINVTMKPQNSGLNEIVVIGYGTTKKSDLTASVSSISKEALSQRTLFSFADAIKGKAAGVQITQNDGTPGSDNTIRIRGASSVSASSTPLYVIDGVLQDDANNISPGDIENIEILKDASGTAIYGSRGANGVILITTKSGKSGKAQVELYNNTGYQTPAHLYNLMNSSEYVHRQYLANYVYAPASSVDPNTPASTLTGYNYYRDTPLGTPGGFWGVPTDSPYSTWQNYTSPDSVNTDWQKAMFQHSLVQEYRLSVQGGTKDTKYAFMGGYLNQGGLIVFSDYQRYNGRFNFQQNLAKNVTVTSNISFTRSNTDGFIPTTSALNGGIVSNPIITAMLQQPPANPLSFTDIEDNAQQAGYITTNPYSLAKYVTNNRNISELITRLALDWTIDDHFSFRSTGTLTYTNANTDSYYPKNVSAGSKFNGRALLSRGVTNRYLNENLLYYKTQINKDNRINAFVGATFEQSKYSLITAENQNYNVETLGVFGLSNGTTPIIPTYNIAKWTMASFLGRAEYSFKNKYLFTATMRADGSSRFSGANKWGYFPSAALAWRASEEKFIKSISTLSNLKFRASIGQSGNTAIPSYLTLSTIATYFSPINGNTPSYGVVVDRPENLSLKWETTTQVDGGMDLGLFHDRLSLTVDWYLKRTKDLLIQKVTPGYTGYRNTWTNLGSIQNSGLEVDINGLIITKQNFSWNIGANIGFNRSKAIQIGDQLSLAPGVVSGIGTSAIIQNGQPLGQWYGYKTNGIFQSQAEINASGLTEINGIAISAVRPGTRKFIDINGDNKIDANDRTILGQGQPAFTGGLTNSVTYKGFNLNVVLQYSYGNKIYNANRVALESGRNVNNSNAVLANSWRPNLYDNTTGALVETGNPNNSYRMPGSPEENLMLSDWIEDGAYLRLSDVTLSYQFKSKFISRVGLRGLTLFGSGKNLWLWSKYTGYDPEVNTRQGGFGDLMPSLDYASYPRSRVYSLGIRAQF; from the coding sequence ATGTTTTTCGGTGCATATGCACAGGGAGCTCCTCCAAAAATTACGTTAAACGTTACTAATGCGTCATTAGAAAATGTAGTGGCGAGCATTCAGCAACAAAGCGGATATGATTTTGTTTATGCAGCCAATTTATTAAAAACGGGTAAGCCTGTTACCATAACAATCAGCAGCAACTCAATTAACGATGTTATGGATAAGTGTTTATCGGGGCAGCCCCTAACTTATACCATTACCCGTAAAACAGTTACTATAAAATCAAAAACGCCTACTTCAGCTCCTGCAACAGAAAAAGAACCATCTCGTGTTTCCGGATTGGTCACTGATGAGAAGAACCAACCGTTACCGGGAGTGACTGTTAAAGACAAGCTAAGCGGAAAAATTAGTGTGACCGATAACGACGGCCACTATCAATTTGCGGTTGAAAGCAATGCAGTGCTTGTTTTTTCTTTTATAGGGTATGAAAGGCTCGAAATACCCCGCCAGGAGAAGACAGATATTAACGTTACAATGAAACCACAAAATTCTGGGCTTAACGAGATAGTTGTAATCGGTTATGGCACTACAAAAAAATCAGACCTTACAGCTTCTGTGTCTTCAATATCTAAAGAAGCCCTATCACAACGCACACTCTTTTCTTTTGCCGACGCTATTAAAGGTAAGGCGGCTGGCGTGCAAATTACACAAAATGATGGTACTCCCGGTTCAGACAATACAATTCGGATTCGGGGAGCCAGTTCTGTCAGTGCAAGTAGTACGCCGTTATATGTAATTGACGGTGTTTTACAGGATGATGCTAATAACATTAGTCCCGGTGATATTGAAAATATCGAAATACTAAAAGACGCGTCTGGCACAGCAATATATGGGTCACGCGGCGCCAACGGTGTCATATTAATCACAACCAAGAGCGGCAAATCAGGAAAGGCACAGGTTGAACTTTATAACAACACAGGTTACCAAACCCCGGCGCATTTGTATAATCTAATGAACTCATCAGAGTATGTTCACCGACAATATTTAGCCAATTATGTTTACGCACCGGCAAGTTCTGTAGACCCGAATACGCCAGCCTCAACCTTAACCGGGTATAATTATTACCGCGATACTCCTTTGGGAACGCCAGGAGGTTTTTGGGGTGTTCCAACAGATTCTCCATATAGTACATGGCAAAATTATACCAGCCCTGATTCTGTGAATACTGATTGGCAAAAAGCCATGTTTCAACACAGTCTTGTACAAGAATATAGACTTAGTGTGCAAGGAGGAACAAAGGATACAAAATACGCTTTTATGGGAGGATATCTTAATCAAGGAGGTTTAATTGTTTTCAGTGATTACCAGCGCTATAATGGCCGCTTTAATTTTCAACAAAACCTGGCAAAAAATGTAACAGTAACCAGCAACATTTCTTTTACCAGAAGTAATACCGATGGGTTCATTCCAACTACAAGCGCGCTTAATGGTGGAATTGTATCAAATCCCATTATTACCGCCATGTTGCAGCAACCCCCAGCAAATCCGCTTTCGTTTACTGACATTGAGGACAATGCCCAGCAAGCAGGTTACATAACCACCAATCCCTATTCATTGGCCAAATATGTAACCAATAACCGGAACATTAGCGAACTCATTACCAGGTTGGCTTTAGATTGGACCATAGATGATCATTTCAGTTTCAGATCAACCGGAACACTTACTTACACTAATGCTAACACGGACTCCTATTATCCAAAAAATGTTTCTGCCGGTTCTAAATTTAACGGGAGAGCTTTATTGTCAAGAGGTGTAACCAACAGGTATTTAAATGAAAACTTACTTTATTACAAAACACAAATCAATAAGGATAATCGTATTAATGCTTTTGTCGGGGCCACATTTGAACAAAGTAAGTATAGCCTGATCACAGCTGAAAATCAGAACTATAACGTGGAAACTCTGGGTGTATTTGGACTGTCAAATGGCACAACCCCCATCATTCCAACTTACAACATTGCTAAATGGACGATGGCTTCATTTTTAGGGAGGGCAGAGTATTCATTCAAAAATAAATATCTGTTTACCGCAACAATGCGCGCCGATGGATCTTCCCGGTTTAGCGGCGCAAATAAATGGGGTTATTTTCCGTCGGCTGCGTTGGCCTGGCGCGCTTCAGAAGAGAAATTTATAAAATCAATAAGTACGCTAAGTAATCTTAAATTCCGGGCAAGTATTGGCCAAAGCGGAAATACGGCTATTCCTTCATATCTAACCTTGTCAACGATTGCCACGTATTTTTCGCCGATCAATGGCAATACACCCTCGTACGGTGTAGTTGTGGATAGGCCCGAAAACCTTTCACTTAAATGGGAAACAACAACGCAGGTAGACGGCGGAATGGATCTGGGATTGTTTCATGACCGGCTTAGTTTAACGGTTGACTGGTACTTGAAACGAACCAAAGATCTGCTGATACAAAAAGTGACTCCGGGATATACCGGCTATCGTAACACCTGGACAAACTTAGGATCCATTCAAAACAGTGGCCTGGAAGTCGATATTAACGGACTAATTATTACCAAGCAAAACTTTTCCTGGAATATAGGTGCCAATATTGGATTCAACAGATCAAAGGCCATCCAAATTGGCGATCAATTGAGTTTAGCACCTGGAGTGGTGTCAGGTATTGGAACATCAGCTATTATTCAAAACGGCCAGCCTCTTGGCCAATGGTATGGTTACAAAACAAATGGCATTTTCCAATCACAAGCGGAAATCAATGCCTCGGGCTTAACCGAAATTAATGGAATCGCCATTAGCGCGGTACGACCGGGCACCAGAAAATTTATTGACATTAATGGCGATAATAAAATTGATGCCAATGACAGGACCATATTAGGGCAGGGGCAGCCCGCTTTTACCGGTGGTCTTACTAACTCGGTTACTTATAAAGGGTTTAATCTTAACGTTGTTTTACAATATAGCTATGGAAATAAGATTTACAATGCCAACCGGGTGGCTTTAGAATCAGGCAGGAATGTCAACAATTCAAATGCAGTTCTTGCCAACTCCTGGCGTCCTAACTTATATGATAATACCACCGGAGCGTTAGTAGAAACCGGAAACCCGAACAATAGTTATAGAATGCCCGGAAGCCCCGAAGAGAATTTAATGCTTTCAGACTGGATCGAAGATGGGGCCTATCTGCGTTTGAGCGATGTAACCCTGTCCTATCAGTTCAAATCCAAATTTATTTCCAGAGTAGGATTACGGGGGCTAACACTTTTCGGGAGCGGTAAAAATCTTTGGCTTTGGTCAAAATATACCGGTTATGACCCGGAAGTTAACACGCGGCAAGGCGGTTTCGGCGATCTGATGCCATCACTTGATTATGCATCTTATCCACGGTCAAGAGTTTATTCATTAGGTATCAGGGCTCAATTTTAA
- a CDS encoding FecR family protein — MTNKRLDFLFQRFLHREVTAAEKEELMDLVADDRNEQQVNVLLEESWNKHDFSGNFLTAEESDQLLTDITMAKEPAAMVRPIKIWYRYAVAASLIIFLSVGAYLLTYRGSKDQVMKQPVASLEKGINKAILTLANGKKIDLNGAKSGELVKEAGLKIYKDKQGRLTYVVQGGDSDATQSVSYNTTETPRGGQWHLILADGTNVWLNAASSIRYPIRFAGGERNVELSGEAYFEVAKNKDMPFIVKTDYTTIKVLGTHFNVNAYGGGAETKTTLLEGTVQTANSSSTMLLKPGQQSITKNSTSDIQVKNVNTYESVAWKNGYFIFHNDNIKTIMDQLVRWYDIDVSYQGDVMQKSFDGTYSNSKDITELLNALEQTGTIHFKMKGRRVVVMP, encoded by the coding sequence ATGACAAACAAGAGGCTGGATTTTTTATTTCAACGATTTCTCCACCGTGAAGTAACTGCGGCGGAAAAAGAAGAATTAATGGATCTTGTAGCTGATGATCGAAATGAGCAACAGGTAAATGTATTATTAGAAGAATCGTGGAATAAACATGATTTCTCAGGAAATTTCTTAACTGCCGAAGAAAGCGATCAGCTTTTAACGGATATTACCATGGCAAAAGAACCAGCAGCCATGGTTCGTCCTATAAAAATATGGTACCGGTACGCCGTTGCTGCATCGCTGATAATTTTTCTTAGCGTTGGCGCATATCTTTTAACTTACAGAGGCTCCAAAGACCAGGTAATGAAACAGCCGGTCGCCAGTTTAGAAAAAGGTATTAATAAGGCCATACTGACCCTGGCGAACGGAAAAAAAATAGATCTCAATGGTGCAAAGTCAGGTGAATTGGTTAAGGAAGCAGGCCTAAAAATCTATAAAGACAAACAAGGCAGACTAACGTATGTAGTGCAGGGGGGAGATAGCGATGCTACCCAGTCTGTCAGTTACAATACAACGGAGACACCAAGAGGCGGTCAATGGCATTTGATTTTGGCCGATGGAACCAATGTTTGGTTGAATGCCGCTTCATCTATACGTTATCCAATCCGTTTTGCCGGGGGAGAAAGAAATGTTGAACTTTCGGGTGAAGCTTATTTTGAAGTCGCCAAGAATAAAGACATGCCATTCATCGTGAAAACTGATTATACCACGATAAAGGTTTTGGGCACACACTTTAATGTAAATGCGTATGGCGGAGGTGCAGAAACAAAAACAACCCTCTTGGAGGGCACGGTACAAACAGCAAATAGTAGTTCAACAATGCTTTTAAAACCAGGCCAACAGTCAATTACAAAAAACAGCACCAGTGATATTCAAGTAAAGAACGTAAATACTTACGAGTCAGTAGCCTGGAAGAATGGCTACTTCATTTTTCATAATGATAACATTAAAACGATTATGGACCAACTGGTAAGATGGTATGACATTGACGTTAGTTATCAGGGTGACGTAATGCAAAAAAGTTTTGATGGTACCTATTCAAATTCAAAAGATATTACAGAATTGTTAAATGCACTCGAACAAACAGGAACTATTCATTTTAAGATGAAAGGAAGGAGGGTAGTTGTTATGCCATAA